Genomic DNA from Marinobacter sp. LV10MA510-1:
CGTTTCGAAGCCTGCTTTTACCAGCTCAACCGCACCACCACACAGAACCGCCTGCTCACCGAACAAATCGGTTTCAGTTTCGTCTTTAAACGTGGTTTCGATAATGCCGGTACGGCCGCCGCCCACACCGCTGGCGTAAGACAGCGCAAGGTTTTTGGCGTTACCGGATGCGTCCTGGAAAATAGCGATCAAGTCGGGAATACCACCGCCTTTGACGAACTCGGTGCGCACGGTGTGACCCGGCGCCTTAGGAGCGATCATGATGACGTCCAAGTCTTTACGCGGAACGACCTGGTTGTAGTGAATAGCGAAACCGTGGGCGAAGGCCAAAGTAGCGCCCTGCTTCAGGCTTGGCTCAACTTCGTCACGGTACAGCTGGGACTGGAACTCGTCGGGAGTCAGGATCATTACTACGTCAGCAGCTGCAACGGCTGAGGGCACATCAGCGGTTTTCAGGCCATAGGCTTCTGCTTTGGCAATAGAAGATGAGCCGGCGCGCAAACCAACCGTTACGTCTACACCGGAATCTTTCAAGTTGCAGGCATGGGCGTGCCCCTGGGAACCAAAACCGATAATGGCTACTTTTTTGCCCTGAATGATCGAAAGATCGCAATCCTTATCGTAATAAACCTGCATAACTAACCTCTATTATTTGAGCG
This window encodes:
- the ilvC gene encoding ketol-acid reductoisomerase, whose product is MQVYYDKDCDLSIIQGKKVAIIGFGSQGHAHACNLKDSGVDVTVGLRAGSSSIAKAEAYGLKTADVPSAVAAADVVMILTPDEFQSQLYRDEVEPSLKQGATLAFAHGFAIHYNQVVPRKDLDVIMIAPKAPGHTVRTEFVKGGGIPDLIAIFQDASGNAKNLALSYASGVGGGRTGIIETTFKDETETDLFGEQAVLCGGAVELVKAGFETLTEAGYAPEMAYFECLHELKLIVDLMYEGGIANMNYSISNNAEYGEYVTGPEIINAESRAAMRNALKRIQSGEYAKMFISEGALNYPSMTAARRINAAHPIEQTGEKLRGMMPWISANKIVDKDKN